ATCGAAGTCAGGATGGTTTCGGTGGCCGCGCGATCTTCACTTGAGACGCCTGCGGTGGCGTAGACGCCAGAGATGCCCGCCTGCACCAGCGCCGGAGTATTGGGCATGACGCGAACAATGCGGCTGTAACCGCCTAGCCAGCGTGAAATGGTTTCGGCACGCACGCCAGCGGCAATGGAAACGACCAGTGCGTTCCCGAGCCGCGGTAACGCAGCCTGAGCAACCTGGCGCAATTGCTGTGGTTTGACTGCGAAGATCACCACATCGCTGACGGGGAGATCCTCTTCCGGGGCGGAGGCAGTCACCTTGTATTGGGTGACCAGTTGTTCGCGCTTGATCAGTTCCGGATCAACCACGTGCAACTGATCTGCCGGGAAGCCCTGCCTGACCAGGCCGCCGATCATGGCTCCAGCCATGTTGCCGCCACCGATAAAGGTAATCTTCATGTGTCTTGGTATCCCGTTGACTGAGCTTTGAATTGTTGGTGTGGTCACCGGCGTCGGGCGCCATGGTGGTCCAGTCGCCTGCGATTATGCCGTCATTTTGTTCGGGCGGGCGCCAAATAATGCGGTGCCGATTCGTACCAGCGTTGCCCCGTGCGCCACTGCGACTTCCAGGTCGGATGACATGCCCATGGACAAGGTATCCAGCGCATAGCCTTGTTCATTAAGTTGAGCCTGCAACTGGTGTAGCTGCTCGAACTGGGCCGCCAGCGCTGCCTCATCGCGGGTTGGCTCGGGGATGCACATCAAACCACGCAAGTTCAAATTGGGTAGCGCCGCCACGTGCCGGGCCAGTTCCAGCGTTTCTTCGGGGGCCACGCCCGATTTGCTCGCCTCTCCCGAGACATTGACCTGGATACAGACATTCAGTCGCGGCAGTTGGTTCGGCCGCTGTTGTGATAGCCGTTCGGCAATAATCAGCCGGTCGATGGCGTGCACCCAGTGCGCACTGGCCGCAACGCTGCGGGTTTTGTTGCGCTGTAATGGGCCGATGAAATGCCATTCCAGATCAGCCAAGTCAGCCAGCGCCGCGACTTTGTCGGTGAATTCCTGAACATAATTTTCGCCAAACGCGCGCTGACCCGCCGCATAAAAACTGCGGATATCTTCGGTTGGAAAGGTTTTGCTCACAGCAAGCAAGCCCACAGTCGCCGGATCGCGGCTGGCAAATTGCGCGGCGGCATCGATGCGCGCCCGGATGTGAGCCAGAGTGAGGGTGAAGTGATCGGTCATGAGCCAGCCAGATAAAAATGCAAACGCAAGGGCAGCGCGCACGGCGCGACTGCGGCGGCAAAGACGAACACGTCTTGACCGTAACACGGCATTATAAGTTTATTTACTGGCGTGAGTTTGCAGCGGCGTGCGCTTTAGCGGGGACGGACGGATGCGTCTGGCTCTGGCGTGGAGTCAGTGCGGTCGGCGCGGATCACGGCAAACACCACGGCGGACACAAACAGCGCGCCGGTGAGTAGCGCAGCAATGATCCAGCCTTGTTGAATGGCCGTAATACCAAGAAAGCCGAGGATCGCGACGATGAAGTCCAGCAATCCGGCGATGAAGTTATCCATAAGTAAGCACTCTAGTTCACGACGGCCATCCCGCAATCAATCTGCGATTCTGGCTGACTAAAGGCGCGTGCCTGGTGGTGGCACTTTGTCCGGTTAATTGCCTTGTAGCCCGCAATGAGGCAAACGAGGGCTCCGTCCGTAAGCGCACGTTTGCGCCCTGTCGGACAACACTTTGAACTGTCATCAAGTGCAAGTAGATAGTTGTCTTTTGGACACGTAACGCACACGCGCTGGTTACGTGGTATTTGACCGCAGTTAGAATCCCTGACGATATGCAATAGTTGCAACGCATACTGCGCTCATTTGCACTTGTCATGAAACAAAGCCGGTGCGCCACAGCGCCGGGAAATTACCGGAGCCCCGCGCCCTCATGGAAATATCAGAACTGCTCGCGTTCGCCGTTAAAAACAAAGCGTCGGACTTGCACCTCTCCAGTGGCTTGCCTCCCATGATCCGCGTCCACGGTGACGTGCGCCGCATCAACTTGCCGCCGCTGGAACACAAAGACGTGCATGACATGGTGTACGACATCATGAACGACGGGCAGCGCAAGATTTACGAAGACACACTGGAATGTGACTTCTCGTTCGAGATTCCCAATCTGGCGCGTTTCCGGGTCAATGCTTTTGTGCAAAACCGCGGTGCGGGTGCGGTGTTCCGGACCATTCCGTCCAAAGTGCTGACGCTGGAAGAACTGAACACCCCCAAGATTTTCCGCGATATTTCCGAAAACCCGCGTGGCCTGGTGTTGGTAACCGGCCCAACCGGCTCGGGTAAGTCCACCACGCTGGCGGCGATGGTGAACTACATCAACGAGAACGAATATGGTCACATCCTGACCATTGAAGATCCGATTGAATTTGTGCACCAGTCCAAGAAATGCCTGATCAACCAGCGTGAAGTCGGCCCGCATACGCTGAGCTTCTCCAACGCGCTGCGTTCAGCGCTGCGGGAAGATCCGGACGTGGTGCTGGTGGGCGAAATGCGTGACCTGGAAACCATCCGCCTGGCGCTGACCGCGGCGGAAACCGGTCACCTGGTGTTTGGCACATTGCACACCAGTTCTGCAGCCAAAACGATTGACCGGGTGGTCGATGTTTTCCCGGCAGCAGAAAAAGAAATGGTGCGGGCGATGTTGTCTGAATCGCTGCGCGCGGTGATCTCGCAAACACTGCTGAAAACCAAAGACGGCCAGTCCCGGGTGGCTGCGCACGAAATCATGATCGGTATTCCGGCGATTCGTAACTTGATCCGTGAAAACAAGATTGCGCAGATGTATTCGTCGATTCAGACCGGTCAGCAATTTGGTATGCAAACGCTGGATCAATCGCTGCAGAACCTGGTTCAGCGCAATATCTGTTCGGTGGCAGAGGCGCGCACCAAGGCGGCTATTCCGGATAACTTCAAGGGTTGATCGGAAGATTGGCGTCCGATTAGGTGGCAGGTCGTCGCGTTTGTCTGTTTTTCACAACCAAAGCGGCCTGCCAGCGAAATAGTCGTAGCTAAATCGAATATCCGGCAGCTATTAATCAAGCTATAGATACACTCAGGCGGATATCAGGAGCCTGGCGACTTATCGGGCGTCAGGCAAACCAGCATCAGCCGCACAGAAGATCAGATACCCATGGAAAAAGAACAAGCAGCCAAGTTCATGCAGGATCTCTTGCGCCATATGCGGGCCAAGGGTGCATCGGACTTGTTTATTACGGTTGATTTTCCACCGGCAATGAAGGTGGATGGCCGGGTTACGCCGGTTTCCAATCAGGTTCTTTCTTCGCAGCACACCAAAGAACTGGCGCGCGCGATCATGAATGACCGGCAGGCAGAAGAATTCGAAGCCACGCATGAATGTAATTTTGCGATCAGCCCGGGCACGCTCGGGCGTTATCGGGTTAATGCGTTCATGCAGCAAGGTCGCGTGGGCATGGTCTTGCGGACCATCAATTCGCATATCCCCAAGCTGGATGAACTCGGCCTGCCCATGGTCTTGCACGATATCGCCATGGCCAAGCGCGGTCTGGTGATCTTTGTTGGCGGTACCGGTTCAGGTAAATCGACCTCGCTGGCCGCGATGATTGGTGAGCGTAACGAGAAAGCCTACGATCACATCATTACCATCGAAGACCCGATTGAATACGTGCACGAGCATAAAAATTGTATCGTCACGCAACGCGAAGTAGGGGTTGATACAGACTCTTGGGGCTCGGCGCTGAAGAATACTTTGCGTCAGGCGCCTGACGTGATTCTGATCGGGGAAATCCGTGATCGTGAAACCATGGATTACGCCATTGCTTTTGCCGAAACCGGTCACTTGTGTATGGCTACTTTGCATGCCAACTCCTCCAATCAGGCATTGGACCGGATTATCAACTTCTTCCCGGAAGAACGCCGTTCGCAATTGCTGATGGATTTGTCGTTAAATCTGAAGGCATTTGTATCGCAACGTCTTGTTCCGCACCGCTCCGGCCAGGGACGCGTAGCTGCAGTTGAGGTTATGCTTAATTCACCGCTGATTTCTGAACTGATCTTCAAGGGCGAAGTGCACGAGATCAAGGAAATCATGAAGAAGTCGCGCGAATTGGGGATGCAGACCTTTGACCAGTCTTTGTTTGATCTTTATGAAGCGGGCCTGATTACCTACGAAGATGCATTACGTAATGCCGATTCGGTCAACGATTTGCGACTTAGCATCAAGTTGCAAGGTGCAGAAGCCAAACATAAAGATGTGCTTTCCGGAATCGACCATCTGGATATCGTATAAAATATGCCACTTGTTTACCGAAAGCGACCACTGATCCCCGGATGAAGAAACGCCCAGCTCACACTTTGCACCTTACTTCGCTGATCGCTGCGGGGATGGCCCTGGGCGCGGCGCCCGCATATTCCGCTGCGCTGGGGGCGATCCAGGTCAGATCGGCGCTGGGAGAAAAACTGGACGCGGTCATTCAGGTGGTGACCGCGCCCGGTGAAGAGTTGAGCAGCAGTTGTTTTCGGCTTGGCTCGGCGCAAAGTGAAGATGGCAACACAGTGGTGCGCGGTGCGCGGTTGACCTTTGAGGCCGTGAGTGACGGCGTGGGGCGCTTGCGCATCCAGACGGCTGATACCGTCATGGAACCCGTCATCAAGTTGCCGGTGCAGGTCAAATGCCCGGCCGATGATGCCCGAGATTTTCAGCGCGAATACACCCTGCTGCTGGACCCGCGTGAATACAAAAGCCCGGTGCAGACCGCTGCTGACACGACCAGCGTACCCAAAGCATCTATGGCCTTGCCGGGGACCACGCGCCGTAAAACACCGCAGGCGGGATCGGAGTGGACCGTGCGTTCCGGTGACACCGTTGAATCGATTGCCAGCAGTTACTACCCCAAAGATGGCGCGGGTCGCCGTCAATTCATCGACCAGATGTATGCGCTGAACCCGGATTTGCCATTAGGTTATCGGGTGCCGCTGGCAGAAAATACGCAGGTTGCTTTACCCAAACCTCGCGCTGCACATGTGGCGGCGTCGTCGGCAGAGGCCAAGCCTGCTAAAACCGCCAAACTGAACAACGCCAGTGATCGTGCGGTGTTGCGACTGGATGATTCACCGCCAGATATGGCGCAGCCCTCATCCGCCCCATCGCCAGGTGTCGCGCAGGTGGCCTCACAAGTCGCTGCTGAAGATCAGCAACTGGCACAGTTGAAGATCCAGATTGCCCAGTTGCAGCAAGAGTTGGCCGATGTGCGTCAACAAGCACAAAACCAGGCGCTGGCGCAAGCCAAAGCGCGGGTGCGAACTGCTCCGGCGCCATTAACACCGCAGGTCACGGTTGCTCCGGCAGCGCAAACCGGTGGCACAGGTTGGGGCTGGTTGCTGTTCCCGCTGGTCCTGTTGCTCGTGCTTATTCCGGGTGTTTACACGTGGCGGCGCTGGAAAAAGCGCCAAGCTGAGGCGCAGGCGGCTGAAGATCAGTTTCCCTTCCAGTTCGCTACCCTGGAAAGGCCGACCGAGCACTCGGTAACCACGCCATTGCGTGCTGCGTCGCCGGCACCGGCCAGAGGCCCGGTGGATGCGCCCAAAGACCTCGCGCACAACATTGCGCAGATCGCCAACGATTGGCAGAACTCCACCATGGACGTGGTGCAGCCGGGCAATGTTTCGGAAGAAGCCCAACTGTTGCTCGACCACGGTTTACTGCAGCAGGCAATCAACCTGCTGACCCAGGAAATTGAACAGCACCCTGGCATTCCGGCTTTGTGGATGAAGCTTTTCTCCATCTATAGCCAGCACCACATGAAGTCTGAGTTCAAGGATCGTGCGCTCGAATTCAAGCACAGCATCCAGGACGAAGCGCTGTGGCGCCAAGTGCAGGTGATGGGATGCGACATCGATCCGGAAAACCCCTTGTATCAGGCCAGCGCAGAGCAGGCAGGGCGCACGCCGGATTACCGCAAAGAGTCCGCACTCAAGCAAACGGTCGGTGGCGATTTACCTGACCACGAGCCAGAGGCCAAGGCTGATCCAGACATGTTGTTTGCATCAGCCATGCGTGAGCAAGCCGGGCTGGGTAGTGATGAGTGGTCTTTGGCCGAGCATAACGAAGCTTTGCCCGGTAACCCGCTGGCGGGCCATACGCCATTTGATCCTCGTTCGGTCGAGGTCGAGGAAATCAAAAACACTCCAGTGTTTGCCAACGATCTGGAGTTTGATCTGGATGCCTTGCCACCGCTGGAAAGCAAAACCGCTAGCAGCCCCGCGGCCCCCGCTCCGGCAGCGATAGCCGCCGCAGATTTCCGCTCGGAAGACCCGGCTATGCAGCAAATTGCTGCCATGCTGCAACAGGGGCAGCAGTCCGAGGCCACTCGCGCATTGGAAAAAATGCTCTACGCCGGTGATGGTGACCAACGCCAGTTGGCATTGCACTGGCTGGAAAAGCTGCAGAGCACTTTCGACAAGTAATTGGCCAGCCAGTTAGCTTGGGTCTGAACGGGGCGTTGATTACAACGTGCCGTTCATGACTTCGGTACACCGTTCGGCCAGCAACTCCTCCCCCAGAAAGTCCAGAAAATGGCGCACCGCAGGTACCAGCCCGCGGCGTGAAGGGAATACCGCGTGCGCGTACCCGGTGGCAGAGGTCCAGTCTGGCAGCACTGGCACCAGCGTGCCCGCAGTCAGCTCTGGTCGGCACAAATACTCCGGCAGGATGACCGCGCCGACGCCACCGACGGCTGCGTATTTCAGCGTCACCATGTCATCGGCCACATAACGCGGATAGTGCGTTACCTGCTGCTTTACGCCGCCTGGGCCCACCAGTGACCACGTCGCCCGGCCATCGGTGGCGGACATGGCTAGCGTGTCCAGCCAACCCAGTTCATCCGGATGAGAAGGTTGTCCTTGCCGTGCCAACTGCGCCGGGCTCGCGAGCAGCACTGCGTTGGTGGTGCCAAATTGCTTGATCACCAATGAAGCGGAGTCTTGCAGAGTAGGACGCACGCGCAGGGCCACATCAATGCCTTCTTCCAGCAAATCGATCACCCGGTTGGTTACGATCATGTTCAGTTTGACCTGCGGGTAACGCATCATGAATTGCGGGATGATCTCGCCCACCACGGTTTGGGCCAGCGTCACCGGGCAGGCCACTTTGATAGTGCCACGCGGCGCGGATTGAACATGTTCGACCACTTCTGTCGCCGCGCGAGCTTCGTCCCGAATGGCCACGCAGTGGCGAAAGTACAATTCGCCGATTTCCGTCACCGCGAGCTTGCGCGTGGTGCGCTGTAACAGACGCACGCCTAGATGTGCTTCCAGTTCTGCTACCCGCCGCGACAGGCGTGATTTCGGGATGCCCAAAGCGCGGCTGGCGCTGGAGAACCCGCCTGCTTCAACGACTTCGGCAAAGAACAGCATGTCGTTCAGATCTTGCATGGCGTTTGTCCGGTTCAATTGTCCTGCAAATAGGACAATCTATCGCATTTTTGCCGACTTATCACTCACTAAGTCCGCCGGTAGAGTAGCGGTCATGTTGAAAGACCAACCGGCCTTACCCGGTTACTTCAAAGACCAAGGAGAAACACATGAAGCTGCTGCATATTGATTCGAGCGTTCTGGCCGACAACTCGGTATCCCGCAAACTGACCGCACGCATTGCCAAGGAATGGCAAGCTGCCCGTCCTGGCACTCAAGTGCAATATCTGGATCTGGCAACTGCAGAGCCGGCTCACTTGTCCGGCGAAGCACTGGGCGCCCGTTTTGTGCCTGCTGAATCGCATACAGAACTACAAAAACGCGAAACCGCCTACACTGAAGATCTGCTGCAACAGTTCCTGGGTGCAGATGTGATCGTGGTTGGCGCACCGATGTACAACTTCTCGATTCCTAGCCAGCTGAAGGCCTGGATCGACCGCATCGCTGTAGCGGGCCGCACCTTCAAGTACGGCGAAAACGGCCCGGTTGGCCTGGCTGGCGGCAAGACTGTGGTGGTGGTTTCCACTCGCGGTGGTGTGTATTCGACCTCCGAAGCCATGCGCGCTCTGGACCATCAAGAAAGCTACCTGACCACCGTGTTTGGTTTCCTCGGTATTACCGATGTGCGTTTTGTGCGTGCTGAAGGTACTTCGATGGGCGATGCGAAGAAAGCCGAAGCAGTGGCTGGCGCAGAAGCCGAAATCGCGGCACTTACCGCCTGATTTGCGGCACACTGAGGTTCAAACGCCCGGCCTGCTGGCTGGGCGTTTTTCATTTTAAAGAGGCCTGGCCATGAAAGCGCCATCCGGTTGTTCCACGCAAGCCACACCTGCCATGCTGCATTTTAGCGAGCGGGCACCGGCGACGGTGCTTGTACCAACCGATGCGCAAACGGCGCTGGTCTATATGTTCGAGAACTCTTCCGCTTGCCTGGCTATCAGTGGCTTGCCTGCAGGTACCGAACATTTGCTGCCCGGCGAATGGCTGTGCCTACCGGTCGTTCCGGGCACAGTGCTCAACTTGGCGGCGGGTGGTGAGCTTAAACAGCACGGGTTCTTGCACTTTACCCATCGGGCGGTAGCGCGCCGGACACACCAATGCAAGTGTGAGATTCCGGTGAATATCGGCCCGGGTTGGCGTTTGCGCAGCCTGGGCGCACCAGACGGTCCGCAGATGCTGGATGTGTTTATGGAAACCGGCAGTGTAATCACTTTGCCCGACGCCGACGCCCAGGTACCTGCGATGGGCGCGGCAGAAATTCATGTGCTCAGCGGCGAGCTTATGTACGGTGGTCATTTATTGTGTGCCGGACAACAAGCCGTGCTGCCTGCGGGAGTGGCACAGATACTGGCCACCAATCGCAGTCAGTATCTGCTGCTGCAAAATATCTGATGGCGTTGCGATAGCCGGATCTAGCTCAGGCGCGCACCCAGCCGCGGCGGATCAGCGGTGCAAACAGCGTTCGGTACAACCGCGTTAGCCAATGCAACACGGGTTGTACCACCCAGCCGCCATAACGCGTGCTCAGCCACGCACTGAACAGGGCGACCACCGCCGCGCCGATCATGTCGAAGGGGTAATGCACCCCGACATAGACTCGTGCCCAGGCAATCAGCAATCCGGTCAGTGATAAAGCAATGCCGGTGCGGTGCCAAGGCTTATGCCAATACAGTGTGAAAGCTGCGGCCCACCACGCGGTCATGTGGTTGCTGGGAAACGAAGAACTGCTGGAATGCGCGACCAGGTTGTGGCCCAGGCCAATGGCAAATGGCCGTGGATGCTGCCAGCCCAGCGCAATCAGCCAGTTGATCAGCAGGCCAATAAGCATCGCCGCGACGGCCTGCAACAGTATTTCGCGGGTGGCGTTGTCGCCGCGTAGCCAGCCAGCAGCTAATCCCAGTGGTACCAGCAAGACCAGATATTCCGCGCAAAAGATACCCAGCAACAACATGCCGTGGCTGGGGTTGGCTGGCGCATTGATCAGCAAAAACAGAGCGTTGTTGAGTTGTTCCATGACTAAAGACCACAAGGCATGCACTACCGATGTGAGTGGATCGATAGCGGGAGTGAGGCGAAGAAGAAGGGCACAAGCCATTCTGCGAGCCGCGCATCATGCCGCAAAAAGTGGAATGCCTCAGTCAGAGAAGTCGCAGAATCAGCTGGCCTGTGAATTAATTACCCCGCGCGCCTGGGTGGGGCGGCAGAGGGTTTGGTATCGGATAAAAAAGACCCGCAATTGCGGGTCTTTTGATCTGGCTATCTGGCGGACCGCATTTAACAACACAGCCTGCCGGAGCGGGGGCTTAACGAATACCAGGCGCCATGCCTGCGGCGCCAAACTCCTGGTAACGTGCTTCGCATACCGCCCGCATTGCCGCGATGGCGGGCTTGAGATAAGCCCGTGGGTCAAAATCCGCAGGGTTGGTGGCAAAGTGTTTACGAATCGCCCCGGTCATCGCCAGACGAAGATCGGTGTCGATATTGATCTTGCGCACACCGAATTTGATGGCGCGCTGGATTTCTGCCACCGGCACGCCCCAGGTCGGTTTGAGCGTACCGCCAAATTCGCGCAGTTCAGCCAGCAATTCCTGCGGCACGCTGGACGAGCCATGCATGACCAGGTGAGTGTGCGGAATGGCGGCGTGGATTGCCTTGATGCGATCAATGGCCAGCACATCACCAGTGGGCGGGCGGGTGAATTTGTAGGCACCATGGCTGGTGCCGATGGCGATGGCCAGCGCGTCAACACCAGTGGCCTCAACAAACGCTTTGGCTTGAGCCGGGTCGGTCAGCATTTCGTCATGCGAGAGTTGGCGATTGGCACCGACGCCATCTTCTTCCTCGCCCATGCCGGTTTCCAGGCTGCCAAGACAACCCAGTTCACCCTCTACCGATACGCCTTTCTGATGCGCCAGATGCACCACTTCGCGCGTCACCGTCGTGTTGTAGTGGTAGTCGGATGGCGTTTTGCCGTCATCCAGCAACGATCCATCCATCATCACGCTGGAGAACCCCAGCTTTACCGCGCTCATGCACACCGCCAGGCTGGTGCCGTGGTCCTGGTGCATCACCACCGGCAATGCTGGATATGTGCCCACGGCAGCTTCGATCAGATGCTTGATGAATAGCTCACCGGCATACTTGCGAGCGCCGGAACTGGCTTGCAGAATCACCGGGCTTTGCGTGGCGTTGGCTGCCTGCAAAATGGCGTGAATCTGCTCCAGGTTGTTTACGTTGAAAGCGGGCACGCCATAATTGTGTTCTGCAGCGTGATCCAGCACTTTGCGAAGCGATACGAGCGGCATGACGACTCTCCAGCAGATTGTTGCGTTGCATCACAATCTAGTCTGTCGCAGCGATAAAGCCCAATCGGGATATTCGGCATTCGGGAAAGCCCTGAAACCAATGGTCAGCCAGAATCAAAATTTTGAAAGCCAGTATCGCCAATTGCGCGCTATCATGCAGGCCGATGCTGAGCTGATGAAAATGTTGCAAAGTGTGCGGGAGTGCGGGCTGGCGTCGTGGTGCATCGCTGCGGGCGCAATCCGTAGCCGCGTCTGGAACACCTTGCACGGCCAGACCATCCAGCCGTCGCAGGCGGATGTCGATGTGTGCTTTTTTGAGCCGGACGCAGCAGAGCAACTGGAACAGCAGATACGACAGTCGTTAGGCGGACGCATGCCGGGCGTGAACTGGGAGGTGGTGAATCAGGCGCACGCGCATCGCTGGAATGGTTTGCCTGCGTGTGCGTCGCTGAGTGCGGCACTGGCTAGCTGGCCGGAAACAGCGACCGCAGTTGGGGTCTGGCTGGATGCGGCGGGTCAGTTGCAGATTATTGCGCCGCTGGGGCTGGAAGATTTATTTGCGTTGCGAGTGCGGCGTAACCCGGCATTTGCTGATGCCCTGGCGTATCAGCGGCGAGTTAGCAAGAAAAACTGGCTGCAGCAATGGCCGCGCCTGACTCAGGTCGATTGACGCAAGTCAGGCGGCAATGCGTTAGGTTTATTGCGCTTTGGGGATGTTCCAGCAACCGGCTTTCTGCATCTCGTTACTGATTGCTTGCAGGCGGCTCTTGCGGCCAGAACTGATGGTGCCGGTGGCCGGATCAATCGGATTCTTTTGCAACTGATTGCGCTCGTTGCCCAAAGCCATGCACTTCTGTTTGAGCGCGGCAGTGGCGCTGGCATCGTGGGCGGCAGGCGCTGAACCGATCACGGATTGGGGCAAGGTCAGATTGAGCGGCTTGGCGGCGTCCTCGGCCCAGGCGGACATCACGCTAACGCACACCGTGGCACAAGCAAGAAGGCGGACAAGCTGCATAAAAAACTCCCTGTAGATCGATCTGGTCAAATATGAACGGTTGGTTCTGGCATAGCGCCAGCAGGCGCCCTGATTGGGCATCTATGACAAGAGTTTAGCTGCTTCTCGCCAGATCAGAGACATGCGCACGTAAAAAAGCCGGGCTAACCCGGCTTTTTTGCAATTGATTGGCAGATCTGGCAAGGATCGGCGCAATT
This genomic interval from Silvimonas soli contains the following:
- a CDS encoding FMN-dependent NADH-azoreductase — its product is MKLLHIDSSVLADNSVSRKLTARIAKEWQAARPGTQVQYLDLATAEPAHLSGEALGARFVPAESHTELQKRETAYTEDLLQQFLGADVIVVGAPMYNFSIPSQLKAWIDRIAVAGRTFKYGENGPVGLAGGKTVVVVSTRGGVYSTSEAMRALDHQESYLTTVFGFLGITDVRFVRAEGTSMGDAKKAEAVAGAEAEIAALTA
- a CDS encoding type IV pilus assembly protein FimV, which codes for MKKRPAHTLHLTSLIAAGMALGAAPAYSAALGAIQVRSALGEKLDAVIQVVTAPGEELSSSCFRLGSAQSEDGNTVVRGARLTFEAVSDGVGRLRIQTADTVMEPVIKLPVQVKCPADDARDFQREYTLLLDPREYKSPVQTAADTTSVPKASMALPGTTRRKTPQAGSEWTVRSGDTVESIASSYYPKDGAGRRQFIDQMYALNPDLPLGYRVPLAENTQVALPKPRAAHVAASSAEAKPAKTAKLNNASDRAVLRLDDSPPDMAQPSSAPSPGVAQVASQVAAEDQQLAQLKIQIAQLQQELADVRQQAQNQALAQAKARVRTAPAPLTPQVTVAPAAQTGGTGWGWLLFPLVLLLVLIPGVYTWRRWKKRQAEAQAAEDQFPFQFATLERPTEHSVTTPLRAASPAPARGPVDAPKDLAHNIAQIANDWQNSTMDVVQPGNVSEEAQLLLDHGLLQQAINLLTQEIEQHPGIPALWMKLFSIYSQHHMKSEFKDRALEFKHSIQDEALWRQVQVMGCDIDPENPLYQASAEQAGRTPDYRKESALKQTVGGDLPDHEPEAKADPDMLFASAMREQAGLGSDEWSLAEHNEALPGNPLAGHTPFDPRSVEVEEIKNTPVFANDLEFDLDALPPLESKTASSPAAPAPAAIAAADFRSEDPAMQQIAAMLQQGQQSEATRALEKMLYAGDGDQRQLALHWLEKLQSTFDK
- the proC gene encoding pyrroline-5-carboxylate reductase, whose amino-acid sequence is MKITFIGGGNMAGAMIGGLVRQGFPADQLHVVDPELIKREQLVTQYKVTASAPEEDLPVSDVVIFAVKPQQLRQVAQAALPRLGNALVVSIAAGVRAETISRWLGGYSRIVRVMPNTPALVQAGISGVYATAGVSSEDRAATETILTSIGKVVWLKEESEMDGITAISGSGPAYVFYFIESLQAAARAQGFAPEVARELAYETVAGAMKLAAQSEDDVATLRVKVTSKGGTTERAINAMENSQVRATIIAATQAAAARSRELGDELGRDSEL
- a CDS encoding type IV pilus twitching motility protein PilT; its protein translation is MEISELLAFAVKNKASDLHLSSGLPPMIRVHGDVRRINLPPLEHKDVHDMVYDIMNDGQRKIYEDTLECDFSFEIPNLARFRVNAFVQNRGAGAVFRTIPSKVLTLEELNTPKIFRDISENPRGLVLVTGPTGSGKSTTLAAMVNYINENEYGHILTIEDPIEFVHQSKKCLINQREVGPHTLSFSNALRSALREDPDVVLVGEMRDLETIRLALTAAETGHLVFGTLHTSSAAKTIDRVVDVFPAAEKEMVRAMLSESLRAVISQTLLKTKDGQSRVAAHEIMIGIPAIRNLIRENKIAQMYSSIQTGQQFGMQTLDQSLQNLVQRNICSVAEARTKAAIPDNFKG
- a CDS encoding YggS family pyridoxal phosphate-dependent enzyme; this encodes MTDHFTLTLAHIRARIDAAAQFASRDPATVGLLAVSKTFPTEDIRSFYAAGQRAFGENYVQEFTDKVAALADLADLEWHFIGPLQRNKTRSVAASAHWVHAIDRLIIAERLSQQRPNQLPRLNVCIQVNVSGEASKSGVAPEETLELARHVAALPNLNLRGLMCIPEPTRDEAALAAQFEQLHQLQAQLNEQGYALDTLSMGMSSDLEVAVAHGATLVRIGTALFGARPNKMTA
- a CDS encoding LysR substrate-binding domain-containing protein, whose amino-acid sequence is MQDLNDMLFFAEVVEAGGFSSASRALGIPKSRLSRRVAELEAHLGVRLLQRTTRKLAVTEIGELYFRHCVAIRDEARAATEVVEHVQSAPRGTIKVACPVTLAQTVVGEIIPQFMMRYPQVKLNMIVTNRVIDLLEEGIDVALRVRPTLQDSASLVIKQFGTTNAVLLASPAQLARQGQPSHPDELGWLDTLAMSATDGRATWSLVGPGGVKQQVTHYPRYVADDMVTLKYAAVGGVGAVILPEYLCRPELTAGTLVPVLPDWTSATGYAHAVFPSRRGLVPAVRHFLDFLGEELLAERCTEVMNGTL
- a CDS encoding phosphatase PAP2 family protein, which codes for MEQLNNALFLLINAPANPSHGMLLLGIFCAEYLVLLVPLGLAAGWLRGDNATREILLQAVAAMLIGLLINWLIALGWQHPRPFAIGLGHNLVAHSSSSSFPSNHMTAWWAAAFTLYWHKPWHRTGIALSLTGLLIAWARVYVGVHYPFDMIGAAVVALFSAWLSTRYGGWVVQPVLHWLTRLYRTLFAPLIRRGWVRA
- a CDS encoding PilT/PilU family type 4a pilus ATPase; translated protein: MEKEQAAKFMQDLLRHMRAKGASDLFITVDFPPAMKVDGRVTPVSNQVLSSQHTKELARAIMNDRQAEEFEATHECNFAISPGTLGRYRVNAFMQQGRVGMVLRTINSHIPKLDELGLPMVLHDIAMAKRGLVIFVGGTGSGKSTSLAAMIGERNEKAYDHIITIEDPIEYVHEHKNCIVTQREVGVDTDSWGSALKNTLRQAPDVILIGEIRDRETMDYAIAFAETGHLCMATLHANSSNQALDRIINFFPEERRSQLLMDLSLNLKAFVSQRLVPHRSGQGRVAAVEVMLNSPLISELIFKGEVHEIKEIMKKSRELGMQTFDQSLFDLYEAGLITYEDALRNADSVNDLRLSIKLQGAEAKHKDVLSGIDHLDIV
- the fba gene encoding class II fructose-bisphosphate aldolase (catalyzes the reversible aldol condensation of dihydroxyacetonephosphate and glyceraldehyde 3-phosphate in the Calvin cycle, glycolysis, and/or gluconeogenesis), translated to MPLVSLRKVLDHAAEHNYGVPAFNVNNLEQIHAILQAANATQSPVILQASSGARKYAGELFIKHLIEAAVGTYPALPVVMHQDHGTSLAVCMSAVKLGFSSVMMDGSLLDDGKTPSDYHYNTTVTREVVHLAHQKGVSVEGELGCLGSLETGMGEEEDGVGANRQLSHDEMLTDPAQAKAFVEATGVDALAIAIGTSHGAYKFTRPPTGDVLAIDRIKAIHAAIPHTHLVMHGSSSVPQELLAELREFGGTLKPTWGVPVAEIQRAIKFGVRKINIDTDLRLAMTGAIRKHFATNPADFDPRAYLKPAIAAMRAVCEARYQEFGAAGMAPGIR